The Pseudonocardia sp. HH130630-07 DNA window CAGGGTCACCGCGGGCAGCGGCCGGGCCAGTGCCGCGGCGTACTCCGCCGGCGTGTTGACGTTGGTGAGCGAGTCCAGCCGCGGGTCCAGCCGGGCCAGCACCGGGTCCGCGCGCAGCTCGTCCTCGGTGACCCGGCGCGTCCGGACCCCGGCGAACAACGACGGCGGCCGCCCCCGCCCGGCCGCGGTCAGGTCCGCGATCGGCCCGGCGAGGGCGGTGCGGTACGCCGCGGCCAGCGGCTGGTGGTGGCCGTGCGCGACCGGGAGCACGACGTCGGTGTCCGCGTCGAGACGGTCGAGCATCCGGGCCGCGAAGGCCGGGTGCAGCAGCGGGAGGTCGGTGGACGCGACGAACGCCGCCGGGTGCCCCGGCACGGCGGCGAGGCCGACCCCCACGGCCGGCAGCGGGCCGAGACCGGGGACCGGGTCCTCCCGGACCAGGGTGCCCGGGGGCAGTGCGGGCAGCGCCTGCCCGGCGGCCCGCACGACGACCAGCGGCCCGTCCACCGCCCGGGCCAGCAGGGCCACGATCCGGGTCAGCAGCGCGCTGCCGTGCCAGTCCAGCTCCGCCTTCGGCCGGCCCATCCGCGACGACCGGCCGCCCGCCAGCACGACCGCCGCGGCGGGCCGTCGCTCCCCGTACCCACGCACGGCGGCGAGCCTACGGAGACCCGACCTAGGCTGGGGGGACGGTCACCGCACGCGTGGCGGCCGCGAGGGAGGCAGTGCGATGGGACGGCTCACGGTCCGGCGGCCGGTGCTGAGGATGAACCCGGACGGGAGCACCCGGGCCCGCCCGGACAGCCTCGTCGCCGAGGAACCGCTGGAGCTGCGGGTCGGGGGCCGGGCGTTGACGGTCACCATGCGCACCCCGGGGCACGACGTCGAACTGGCGCACGGCTTCCTGCTCACCGAGGGGGTGATCGGGTCCGGGGCGGACCTGTCCTCGGCGCGGTACTGCGACTCGGTCGACGAGCAGGGCCGCAACACCTACAACGTGCTCGACGTCGACCTCGCCCCCGGCGTCGACCCGCCGGACACCTCGATCGAGCGGAACTTCTACACCACGTCCTCGTGCGGGGTGTGCGGCAAGGCATCGCTGGACGCGGTCCGGCTGCGCACCCGGCACTCCCCCGCCGCCGACCCGCTGCGGATCCCGCGCCGCACCCTGCTGGCGCTGCCGGAGAGGCTGCGGGAGCACCAGAAGGTGTTCGGCTCCACCGGCGGGCTGCACGCCGCGGGCCTGTTCGACGCCGACGGCGGGCTGATCGCCGCCCGCGAGGACGTCGGCCGGCACAACGCCGTCGACAAGGTCCTCGGGCGCACCCTGATGGACGGCCGGATCCCCGCCGCGGGCACCGTGCTGATGGTGTCCGGGCGGGCGTCCTTCGAGCTGGTCCAGAAGGCGGTGATGGCCGGGGTGCCGATGCTGGCCGCGGTGTCGGCGCCGTCGTCGCTGGCGGTCGAGCTGGCCGACGAGTCGGGCATGACCCTGGTCGGGTTCCTGCGCGGGGAGACCGGGAACGTCTACACCGGCGCCGAGCGCGTCGAGCTCTGAGCGGCCCGGCGCCGGGAGCGGCGCCCCGGCCGGGCCACCCAGCCGACCGCCCCGACGACGAGCACGCAGCCGACGGCCTGCCAGACGGTCAGCGTCTCCCCGAGCACCAGCATCCCGAGCAGGACCGACAGCACCGGGTGCAGGAGCAGCAGCGCCGCCGTCGTCCCGGGGGCGAGCCCGGCCGAGCCCCGGCCGATCAGGACCCAGGCGAGCACCTGCCCGGACAGCGCGAGGACGATCAGCCAGGCCCAGGTGTGCGCGGGCAGGTCGACCGCGATGCCCCCGCCCAGCGTGCCGACCGTGCCGCAGGTCACCGCGGCACCCACGGTGGCCAGTGCGACCGGCGTGACCAGGTGCCGCGGGCGCCGGCGGGACGCGGTCCGGTTCAGGTGCAGGAACCCGGCGTAGGCGATCCCGGCGAGCGTGCCGAGCAGCGCGCCGCGCACGGGCTCGGGCCCGCCCGCTCCGGCGCCGAGCACCCCGCCGGCCAGCGCGATCCCGCCGGGCAGGACGGGTGCGGCCAGGACCAGCCGCCGCGGCACCCGGTCCCCCGCGACCATCCACGCGATCAACGGCAGCGCCACGACCTGCACGTTCAGCACGACGTTCGCGATGCCGGACCCGGCGTCGAGCACGGCGCGGGTCCAGAGCAGGAAGTCCGCGCCGAGCAGCACACCGGACAGCAGCGCCCACCCGGCGACCGGGAGCGGCACCCCGCCGAAGCGGCGCTGCTCGGCCAGGGCCCACGGCCCCAGCACGACCAGGGCCAGCACACATCGCCAGAACGACGCCGTCGCCGGATCGGTGTCGGCCAGTGCGACGAGGATGCCGGTCCAGGCGAGGATCGCCGCCCCGGTGAGGAGGATCCCGGCGGAGCGCGGGTCGGTGGTCGTGGTCGTCGGGTGCGCGGTCACGAGCACTACGGTTCCGCATTCAACCACGAAGATCTAATGATTGTTGTTACGCCATACCGATAAGCTGTGCTGCGTGATCGGATGGGAGAGACTGCGGGTGTTCGCGGCCGTCGCCGAGTACGGGTCGGTGGGGGCCGCCGCGGCCGCGCTGCACATCACCGGCCCGGCCGTGACCCAGCAGCTGCGCAAGCTGGAGCGGGAGGCCGGGATCCGGGTGGTCGAACCGGACGGACGCGGCATCCGGCTGACCGCGGCCGGTCACGTGCTGGCCGGACACACCCGGGTGGTCGCCACCGCGGTCGCCGACGCCGAGCGGGATCTCACCTCCCTGCACGACGACGTCGCCGGGCCGGTGCGGATCGGCTCGGTCGCCAGCGCGCTGCGGGCGCTGCTGCCCGACGCGCTGCGGACCCTGGTCTCGACCCATCCCCGGCTGGTCCCGATGGTCGCCGACGGCGAGGGCGTCGGCCTGCTCCCGGAGCTGCGGAGCCGGGACCTGGACGCGGTCCTGCTGGAGAGTTGGACCCAGCATCCCGCCGCGCTGCCGGCCGGGATCCGGGTGACGACGCTGGTCACCGAGCCGGTGATGCTCGCCGTCCCCGCAGCGCACCCGGTGGCCGGGCGGGCGTCGGTGTCGCTGCGTGACCTCGGGGGCCAGGTGTGGGCCTCCTGCCCGGTCGGGACGGAGTCCCACGGGGCACTGCTGCAGCTGATGCGGGCGGCCGGGATCGAGCCGGAGGTGCGCTACCTGTTCGCCGACTTCGCCACCCAGATCGCGCTCGTCCGGGGCGGCCTGGCCGTGGCGCTGGTCCCGGCCATGGCAGTGGTCCCCGGTGGCGACGCCGAGCCCGACGGCGTGCGGTTCGTGCCCTGCCGGCCCGCGGTCGAGCGTTCCCTGGTGCTGGCGACCCGCGAGGGCGACGCCGAGCTCCCCGCGCTGGTCGCGCTCGCCGACGCCCTGCGCACCGTCGCGGCCCGGGTCACGGCGGAACCGGGCGCTCCGGTCCCGCCGTGACCACCGGTCAGGCGAGCAGCTCCCGCACCAGCGGGACGACCTTCGTGCCGTACAGCTCGACCGCGCGCAGCCGCGCGGACACCGGCTGCGGACCGACCGTGTAGATCAGGTCGAACCGCCCCGCACCGACCGCCCGCACCGAGTCGGCGATCTTGCGGGCCACCGTCTCCGGGGAGCCGACGTGCAGCGCGCCGTGCTCCATCTCCGCCTCGGCCCGCTCCCGGGTCATCGGCGGCCAGCCGCGCAGCGCACCGATCCGGTCCATCTGCGCCTTGTAGGGGGCGAAGAAGATCTCCCGCGCCTCGGCGTCGGTGTCGGCGACGAAGCCGGGTGCGTGCATGCCGACCGGCTTCGGTGCGTTCCCGAACTGCTCGACGGCCCGGTGGTAGAGGTCCACGTAGGGGGCGAAGCGGGCCGGCTGCCCGCCGATGATCGCGAGCATCAGGCCGAGATCGTGGTGGGCGGTGCGCACCACCGACTCCGGCGAGCCGCCGACACCCACCCAGACCGGGAGCCGGTGCCCCGTCCGCGGGTACACCTCGGCGCCGTCGAGCCCCGCGCGGGTGGTCCCGTGCCAGGTGACCGGCTGCTCGTCGAGCAGCTTGACGAACAGGTCGAGCTTCTCGTCGAACAGCTTCTCGTAGTCGTCCATCGAGTAGCCGAACAGCGGGAACGACTCGGTGAACGAACCCCGCCCGACGATCACCTCGGCCCGACCGCCGGAGAGCGCGTCGAGCGTCGCGAACCGCTGGTGCACCCGCACCGGGTCGTCCGAGCTGAGCACGGTGACCCCGGAGGAGAGCCGGATCCGCGAGGTCCGGGTGGCGATCCCGGCCAGCACCGTCTCCGGGGTCGAGATCGAGTACTCCGGCCGGTGGTGCTCCCCCAGCGCGACGACGTCGACGCCGGCGCCGTCGGCCAGCACGACCTCGTCGACGACCTGCCGGATGGCCTCCGGGTGGGTCAGCAGCCGGCCGTCGTCACCGGTCGGGACGTCGCCGAAGGTGTCCAGGCCGAACACGATGTCAGTCATACCGCGTGCAACTCCGTTGAGCGTTCAATATTCCAGCAACGGAGGTTTCAGCGGGGACGGGCGTCGAGGTGCCGGAGCAGGTTGGCGGCGAACCGGTCCCCGGTGGCGTCCATCGTCGCCCGCATCGTGCGGGTGACGACCGGGGCCGCCAGCCGGGACAGCGGGAGATCGACGTCGAGCGTCAGGGAGATCTCGAGGTGCGTGCCCGGGACGCCGTCGGTGTCCGGCTCGGCGTCGGCCAGCGCGTAGTACCCCTCGGCGCCCGCCCACTCGGTGACGCCCGACGGCGGGGCGTGCGTGAAGTCGATGCGGGTGCCCTCGGTGAAGGTCATCCGCTCGGTGAACACCGGGCGGATCCCCACCCCCATGACGGCGAGCCGCACCATGTGCCAGCGCCAGTGCTCGCCGTCGGCGTCGATCCGGTGCAGCAGCGGCGTCAGCTGGGGCAGCATGTCCGGATCGGTCAGGACCCGCCACACCGCCGCCCGGTCGGCGGTCACGACCGCCTCCGAGGCGGTGGTGGCGGAGAAGCGGGTCAGGACCCGCCACCCTCGCCGAGCGCGCCACCGGCGGCGGGCGCGTCGTCCCCACCGGCGACCTCCGGCTCGGGCTCGGAGGTGCCGCGGTTCGCCGCCGGGAGCAGCTCCGCCAGCGCCGCCCCCTCGATCCGGCGGAACGTGCGCCGCGGCCGGGCCCGGTCCAGCACCGCGACCTCCAGGGCCTCCGGGCCGAGCACCCGGGGCTGCGCCCCGGCCCCGTTGCCCGGGGTCGCCGGGTCCGCACCGGGCACCTGCAGACCGCCGAGCGCCACCCCGATCGCGGCGTCGAGGTCCAGCCCGCGGGTGTAGGTCTCGCCGAGCTTCGTCGAGATCGGCTCGGTCTGCCCGCCCATCACGACGAACCGCGGCTCGTCGGTGATCGAGCCGTCGTAGGTGATCCGGTAGAGCTGGTCGCCGTCGGAGTCGGTGCCGACCTCGGCCACGCACAGCTCGACCTCGAAGGGCTTCTGCTGCTCGACGAACGCCGTGCCCAGCGCCTGCGCGTAGGCGTTGGCCAGCATCCGGCCGGTCACGTCCCGGCGGTCGTAGGTGAAGCCACGGAAGTCCGCCATCCGGATGCCGCCGGTGCGCAGGTTCTCGAACTCGTTGTACCGGCCGACCGCGGCGAAGCCGATCTTGTCGTAGATCTCGGAGACCTTGTGCAGCGCCGTCGAGCGGTTCTCGGCGACGAACAGCACCCCGTCGGCGTAGGTCAGCACCACGACGCTGCGGCCGCGGGAGATGCCCTTGCGGGCCAGCTCCGACCGGTCGCGCAGCAGCTGGTCGACGGAGGAGTAGAACGGCATCGTCATGGTCTGGTGCTCCAGGGCTCGTGCTCGTGCGGGAGGAGGATCAGCGGGTGGGGCCACCGGGGCGCTCGGTGCGCCCGGCGATCACCTGCTCGACGACGGCGGCCAGCTCGTCCTCGCCGCGGCGGACCGCGCCGTCCGCGGTGATCCCCACGACGACCGGGTAGATCCGCCGCACCGTGTCCGGCCCCCCGGTGGCGGTGTCGTCGTCGGCCGCGTCGTACAGCGCCTCGACCGCGGTCCGCACCGCGCCGTCGAGGTCCGCGGCCGGATCGTGCAGCTTCTTCAGCGACGACTTGGCGAAGACCGAACCCGATCCGACGGCGTGGAAGCCGAGGTTCTCGTCGTAGCGCCCGCCGGTGGGGTCGAACGTGACGATCCGGCCGGCCTTCGCCGGGTCGGCGACCGCCGTGTCGTAGCCGGCGAACAGCGGGACGACGACGAAGCCCTGCATCGCCGCACCCAGGTTCTGCCGGACCATGCCCGCCAGCCGGTTGGCCTTGCCGTCGAGCGAGAGCTGGACGCCCTCGAGCTTCTCGTAGTTCTCCAGGTCCACGCCGAACAGGCGGACCATCTCCAGGGCGATGCCCGCGGAGCCGGCGATGCCGACCGCCGAGTGCGTGTCGGTGACGAACACCTTCTCGATGTCGCGCTGGGCGATCGCGTTGCCCGCGGTCGCCCGCCGGTCACCGGCGATGACGACACCACCGGCGAAGGTGAGGGCGATGATCGTGGTGCCGTGCGGCACCCCGAGCCGGTCGGCGGCGGACCCCGCGGTCCCGTGCGCCGGGACCTGGCCCACGCCCGCACCGGGCATCAGGTGCGGCGCCGTGGCCCCGACGAACTCCGAGAACGACTGCGAGCCGGTGAGGAACGCACCCAGCTGACCCGTGTGGTGACCGGGCACCAGCCCGGGGCTGACCGACGGCCGGAACTCCATCTGCTTCGACGTGCCTTTCGTTCGAGCTGCGTGCACCGGGGCCACCGTCTGCGACGGTCTCCCCGGTACGGCCGGGTCCGCCGGTGCGAACCCGGCCGCGGCGGTACCGGACGGTGCCGGATCGGTGTCAGTGCCGGTGTCAGTGCCGGAGCGGTGTCAGCTCGGCCGCGGTGACCGCACTGCGGTCACTCGCCGCCCTTCTGCACGTAGGACCGGACGAAGTCCTCCGCGTTCTCCTCCAGCACGTCGTCGATCTCGTCGAGGATGGTGTCGACGTCCTCGCCGAGCTTCTCCCGGCGTTCCTGACCCGAGCCGGACGCCTCGTCACCGGACTCGTCGTCGCCGTCGCCACCGCCCTGGCGCTTCGTCTGCTCCTGCGACATGACGTCTCCTCCTCTGCCCCGCCACCTGCGCGCACCGGGCCACGGTGCGTCCTCACCCTACCGACCGGCCCCGACAAATTCGCCCGCAACGAGCCGGTGCGTCCCCGTCCGTACGGGCAGGGGTTCACGACGCGGTGAGCTTGTCCACCAGCTCCTCGGCCGTGGCGACGGCGTCGAACAGCTCGCCGACGTGCGATCGGGTGCCCCGCAACGGCTCCAGGGTCGGGATCCGGACCAGCGACTCGCGGCCCAGGTCGAAGATCACCGAGTCCCAGGACGCCGCCGCGACCTCCACCGGGAACCGGCCCATGCAGGTGCCGCGGAAGTAGGCCCTGGTGTCCTCGGGCGGCTCGGTCATCGCCGCCACGACCTGCTCCTCGGTCACCAGGCGCCGCATCGAGCCGCGGGTCACCAGCCGGTTGTAGAGGCCCTTGGCGAGCCGGACGTCGGAGTACTGCAGGTCCACCATGCCGAGCCGGCCGGACGCCCAGCTCAGCCCGTCGCGCTCACGGTAGGCCTCCAGGAGCTTGAGCTTGGCCGTCCAGTCCAGCCGGTCCGCGGTGAGCATCGGGTCCCGGTCGAGGTCGGCGAGCACCGACTCCCACTCCTCGACGACCTCCCGGGTGTCGGGGTCCCAGTCCGCCCGCTGGACGCCCGCGGTCTGCTCGAGGTGGGCGACGGCCCGGGCCAGGTACTCCTGCTGCAGCTGCAACGCGGTCAGCCGCCGGCCGTCGGCCAGCGGGACCGTGGCCCGCAGCGTCGGGTCGTGGCTGATCCGCGCGACCGACTTCACCGGCTCGGCCAGGCGCAGGTCGTCGAACAACCGCCCGTGCTCGATCATGTCCAGCACCAGCGCGGTGGTGCCGACCTTGAGCAGCGTGGCGATCTCGGACAGGTTCGCGTCGCCGATGATGACGTGCAGGCGCCGGTACTTGTCGGCGTCGGCGTGCGGCTCGTCGCGGGTGTTGATGATGCCGCGCTTGAGGGTGGTCTCCAGCCCGACCTCGACCTCGATGTAGTCCGAGCGCTGGGCGATCTGGTAGCCCGGCTCGTCGCCCTGCTGGCCGATCCCGACCCGGCCGGCACCACACACCACCTGGCGGGAGACGAAGAACGGGGTGAGACCGGTGACGATCGACGGGAACGTGGTCGACCGGGCCATCAGGTAGTTCTCGTGCGAGCCGTAGCTCGCACCCTTGCCGTCGACGTTGTTCTTGTAGAGCTGCATCCGCGGGGCGCCGGGCACCGTCGCGGCCCGGTCGGCGGCCTCCAGCATGACCCGCTCGCCGGCCTTGTCCCAGACCACGACGTCGCGCGGGGTCAGCACCTCGGGGGTGGCGAACTCGGGGTGCGCGTGGTCGACGTAGAAGCGCGCGCCGTTGGTGAGGATGACGTTGGCGGCGCCGAGGTCGTCGAGGTCGGTGTCCATCTGCGGGGCCAGCGACGGGGCGGACAGGTCGAAGCCGCGGGCGTCGCGCAGCGGGGACTCGACCTCGTAGTCCCAGCGGGCCCGCCGGTTGCGCGGTACGTCCGCGGCCGCGGCGTAGGCGAGCACGACCTGGGTGGAGGTGACGACCGGGTTCGCGGTCGGGTCCCCGGGGACCGCGATGCCGTACTCGACCTCGGTGCCCATGATCCGGCGGGCCGTCACGACCGGCCCCCTGCGCGAGACTGCATCCCCCGAGCCTAGCCGCCGGTGCCGGTGCCGCACCCCCGCCGCGCGGTGCCACGGGCGGTGATCGATCATCGACGGGCATGACCGATCCCGCACGCGAGCGCCTCACCGTCTTCGACGCGGCGGGGCGGGCGACCGGCGCCGCCGAGCGCGGCGAGGTGTACGCCCGCTCGCTGTGGCACGCCTCCACCGCCGTCGCGCTGCGCAGTACCGACTCCGAGCGCATCTACGTGCACCGCCGGACCGACACGAAGCTGGTCATGGCCGGACTCTGGGACTGCTGGGCCGGCGGCGTCGTGGGCGAGGGCGAGGATCCCGACGACGGCGCGGTGCGCGAGCTCGGCGAGGAGCTGGGCGTCACCGGGGCCGGGCTGACGAAGCTGTTCGTGCTGCCGTTCGACGCGTCCGCGGTCGGCGTGGACACCGGACCGGGGACCGGCCCGCACGGGCTGCGGTCGCACGTGCACGCCTACCAGGCGTTCCACGACGGCCCGGTCCGCCACCAGGCCTCCGAGGTCGCCGAGGGCGCCTGGTGGACGCTCGACGAGCTGCGCGCCCGGCTCGGCACACCGGAGTACCCGTGGGTGCCCGACGGGCTCTGGATCACCCGTCGCTGGCTCGCGACAGGCGTGGTCTAGTGTCCTGAGTTGTTAAATCGCTGTCGGTTGTTAGGCTGCGGCATGGCGACTCGGGGACCGAAGCCGGCGCGGATCATCCTGACCGACGACGAGCGGTCCCAGCTTGAGTCGTGGGCGCGGCGACGAACCAGCGCGGCCGGGTTGGCCACCCGGAGCAAGATCGTGCTAGGGTGTGTCTCCCAATGCGCGGAGCCAGGTGACGATCGCCTTCAGGACGGCGCCGCCGCGGAAGGTCAGGGCGAGCTTGTCGTAACGGGTGGCCAGCCCGCGCCACTGCTTGACGTGGCAGAACCCGCGCTCGACGACGTTGCGGTTTCGGTAGTCGACCGGATCGAATGCGGGCGGTCGGCCACCGCGTGAGCCCCGTCGTTTGCGGTGTCCCTGCTGGTCAGAGGGCTCCGGAATGACAGCGATGATCCGGCGCTCGCGCAGGTGCCGGCGGATCGCGCGTGAGGAGTAGGCCTTGTCCGCGCGCACGCGTTCGGGCCGGGTCCGGGGTCGTCCCGGGCCCGGTCGGGCGATGCTCAGGCGCGCCATCAGGTGCGGAAACATTGGCGAGTCGCCGCCCTGGCCGGGGCCGAGGAGGACCACCAGCGGGCGGCCGTGCCCGTCAACGAGCTGGTGGATCTTCGTCGACAGCCCTCCGCGGGACCGTCCCAGCGCGTGATCTGCTGGTTCGGCGAGCAGATTCGTGTAGTTCGATCCGGCCCCCTGTGTCGCGCTTGAGGGTCGCGGCGTGCTGGTGGGCACGGATGATCGTGGAGTCCACGCTGACCGCCCACCCGAGCACCTCGGCGGCGTCGGCCTCGACCAGAAGAGCAGCCAGGATGTGGTCCCAGGTGCCGTCGCCGCTGTAGCGGCGGTGCCGCTTCCACAACGTCTGCCACGGCCCGAACTCGGCTGGGACGTCGCGCCAGGGAAGCCCGCACCGATACCGGTAGATGATCCCCTCGAGCACCCGGCGGTCATCGCGGAACGGGCACCCGCGACGACCCTCGGAGGAGGGCAACAGCGGCGCCAGACGGGCCCACTGGACATCAGTCAGGACAGCGGTACGCGGCACCGATCAAGCATCGCGCACCCCGCTCCGCCTATCTGGGAGACACGCCCTAGGGGAGTCCTGGTGAGGTGACGGGGAGTCGGACCGCCACGACGTGCCCGCGGCCCACCGCGTCGGAGAGGTGGGCCGCGGAGGCGGTCACGCAGACGATCAGGTGGTTGCGCTGGGAACGTACGGCCGCGCCCCAGCCGGATAGGACTGCCGGACCGACGTCGCCGTCGTAGAGCAGCTCTCCGGCGGTGCCGATCGCGATCCGACCATCGGAGTCCGGCCCGCGAACGCCCCATCCGGATGGGCAGGGCAGCGCGCGCAGCGTCGCCAACTCCGTGTCGGCTAGGGCGTGTCTCCCATATGGGTGTCCGGACTGCCGGCAGGATGAGCCGGTGAGTTCGTCGAGGTTCGCGCTGCTCTCGGATGCTCAGTGGCAGTTGATCGGGCCGCTGCTGCCCTCCAACGCCGGGCGGCGTGGGCACCCGTTCGGCGAGGATCGCCGCGTGGTGGAGGGGATCATCTTCCGATACCGAACCGGGATCCCCTGGCGAGATCTGCCGCGGGAGCAGTTCGGGCCCTGGCAAACGGTGTGGAAGCGACACCGCCGCTACGCCGCTGACGGCACCTGGGACACCGTGCTGGCCGCACTGTTGGCCCAGGCCGACGCCAAGGGCGAGATCGACTGGACGGTGTTGACAGGTGTCGGTGGACGCCACGATCAACCGGGCGCACCAGCACGCCACGAACACCACCCGCCCCGAGCAGGACACAGGGGGCACGGTCGAACTACACGAAATCCCCTGACGGGTTCATGCCCAGCCCGCTCGGCGGACCGCGAGAACCCGCAGGTCACGGCATCGGCCGTTCCCGTGGCGGGCTGACGACGAAGATCCATGCCGCGGTCGACCGGCGGGGCCGGCCGCTGGCGGTGGTGGTGACCGGCGGGCAGCGCAACGACGGCGCCATGCTCGAGCAGGTCCTGGCCGACATCCGCGTCCCCCGCCTCGGCGCGGGACGGTCCCGCACCCGACCCGACGCCGTGGTGGCCGACCGGGCCTACTCATCCGGGGTCAACCGGCGCGCACTGGCCCGCCGCTCGATCACCACCGTCATCCCGCAGAAACGCGACGAGATCGCCGCCCGCAAACGCCGCGGCTCCCTCGGCGGCAGACCACCCGGACTCGACGTTGAGACCTACAAGGGCCGCAACGTCGTGGAACGCCACTTCGCCCTGACCAAGCAGTGGCGCGGGCTGGCCACCCGCTACGACAAACTCGCCATCACCTATCGCGCCGCCACCGTCCTCAGCGCCTGCATCACCTGGTCACGCCTATTGGGAGACATGCCCTAGCTGCCGCCGAGGGTAGGTCGAACACCGAGGTCGCGGCCTGGTTGGGGGTGTCGCGACCGACGGTGACGACGTGGCGGTCCCGTTTTGCCGAGCACCGCCTCGACGGGTTGGTCGACGAGCCGCGGCCGGGGCGTCCGCGCACGGTCACCGACGAGCAGGTCGAGCGCCTGGTCGTGCTGACCTTGGAGACGACACCGGCGGATGCGACTCACTGGTCGACCCGCTCGATGGCAGCCCACCTAGGCATGTCGCAGACGACGGTGTCGCGGGTGTGGCGGGCGTTCGGACTGGCGCCCCACAAGACCGACTCCTGGAAGCTGTCGAAAGATCCGTTGTTCGTGGACAAGGTCCGCGACGTCGTCGGTCTCTACCTCGACCCGCCCGAACGCGCGCTGGTGCTGTGTGTGGACGAGAAGACCCAGATCCAGGCTCTCGATCGCACCCAGCCCGTCTTTCCGATGCTGCCCGGCAGCCCGGCGCGGGCCAGCCACGACTACGTCCGCAACGGCACCTCGAGCCTCTACGCCGCCCTCGACATCACCACCGGCAAGGTCATCGGCTCCCTGCACGCCCGCCATCGGGCGGTCGAGTTCGGCAAGTTCCTGCGCACCCTCGACCGCGAAGTCCCCGCCGAGCTCGACGTGCACCTGGTGCTGGACAACGCCTCCACCCACAAGACCCCGGCGATCCGCCGCTGGCTGGCCGCTCACCCGCGGTTCGTCCTGCACTTCACCCCGACCAGTTCGTCATGGCTCAATCTCGTCGAGCGCTGGTTCGCCGAGCTGACCACGAAGAAGCTGCGGCGTTCCACCCACCGCTCGGTCCGCGCGCTCAACGCCGACGTCCGAGCCTGGATCAAGACCTGGAACGACGATCCCAAGCCCTACGTCTGGACCAAAACCGCCGACGAGATCCTCGACAGCGTCGCTCACTACTGCAAACGAATCACTGACTCAGGACACTAGAGTCCCGTCCCGACGCATTTACCCTGAAGTAACCCAGATCACCCACAGCGGTGTCTGGATCGGTACACCGTCGGCGGGTCGCGTGCCGCCCCGCCCGATCGGGCGCACGGTGTCGTGACCCGTCCGAACGCCCCCCACCACGCCCCAGACAGGCTCAGGAGTACCCATGGTCAGCATCTCGGTCTCGGCCCGCTCGCTCGCCGCCGCCCGGCTGATCGATCCGGACGTGAACACCGCGGCCGTGCAGGCCGCGGTGGAGGCGGCACTGGCCGCGGAGCGTCAGGAGCAGCGGAGCACCGAGCGACCGGCCGGGCGGCGCG harbors:
- the dop gene encoding depupylase/deamidase Dop encodes the protein MGTEVEYGIAVPGDPTANPVVTSTQVVLAYAAAADVPRNRRARWDYEVESPLRDARGFDLSAPSLAPQMDTDLDDLGAANVILTNGARFYVDHAHPEFATPEVLTPRDVVVWDKAGERVMLEAADRAATVPGAPRMQLYKNNVDGKGASYGSHENYLMARSTTFPSIVTGLTPFFVSRQVVCGAGRVGIGQQGDEPGYQIAQRSDYIEVEVGLETTLKRGIINTRDEPHADADKYRRLHVIIGDANLSEIATLLKVGTTALVLDMIEHGRLFDDLRLAEPVKSVARISHDPTLRATVPLADGRRLTALQLQQEYLARAVAHLEQTAGVQRADWDPDTREVVEEWESVLADLDRDPMLTADRLDWTAKLKLLEAYRERDGLSWASGRLGMVDLQYSDVRLAKGLYNRLVTRGSMRRLVTEEQVVAAMTEPPEDTRAYFRGTCMGRFPVEVAAASWDSVIFDLGRESLVRIPTLEPLRGTRSHVGELFDAVATAEELVDKLTAS
- a CDS encoding NUDIX hydrolase, encoding MTDPARERLTVFDAAGRATGAAERGEVYARSLWHASTAVALRSTDSERIYVHRRTDTKLVMAGLWDCWAGGVVGEGEDPDDGAVRELGEELGVTGAGLTKLFVLPFDASAVGVDTGPGTGPHGLRSHVHAYQAFHDGPVRHQASEVAEGAWWTLDELRARLGTPEYPWVPDGLWITRRWLATGVV
- a CDS encoding IS5 family transposase; its protein translation is MLAEPADHALGRSRGGLSTKIHQLVDGHGRPLVVLLGPGQGGDSPMFPHLMARLSIARPGPGRPRTRPERVRADKAYSSRAIRRHLRERRIIAVIPEPSDQQGHRKRRGSRGGRPPAFDPVDYRNRNVVERGFCHVKQWRGLATRYDKLALTFRGGAVLKAIVTWLRALGDTP
- a CDS encoding IS5 family transposase — its product is MPRTAVLTDVQWARLAPLLPSSEGRRGCPFRDDRRVLEGIIYRYRCGLPWRDVPAEFGPWQTLWKRHRRYSGDGTWDHILAALLVEADAAEVLGWAVSVDSTIIRAHQHAATLKRDTGGRIELHESARRTSRSRAGTVPRRAVDEDPPAR
- a CDS encoding IS630 family transposase, whose amino-acid sequence is MARAGHPLRQTRHHLSRRHRPQRLHHLVTPIGRHALAAAEGRSNTEVAAWLGVSRPTVTTWRSRFAEHRLDGLVDEPRPGRPRTVTDEQVERLVVLTLETTPADATHWSTRSMAAHLGMSQTTVSRVWRAFGLAPHKTDSWKLSKDPLFVDKVRDVVGLYLDPPERALVLCVDEKTQIQALDRTQPVFPMLPGSPARASHDYVRNGTSSLYAALDITTGKVIGSLHARHRAVEFGKFLRTLDREVPAELDVHLVLDNASTHKTPAIRRWLAAHPRFVLHFTPTSSSWLNLVERWFAELTTKKLRRSTHRSVRALNADVRAWIKTWNDDPKPYVWTKTADEILDSVAHYCKRITDSGH